In the Mycolicibacter sp. MU0102 genome, one interval contains:
- a CDS encoding O-methyltransferase produces the protein MSLKRRLPFLRWSFLRVATGARNIVTTGQIGDGREAAAVDFVLANARAGDIDDVLARIDEFAYEKSLLINIGDEKGLLLDAAVQRVNPALALELGTYCGYSALRIARAAPSARVYSIELAEANAANARRIWAHAGVADRVTCVVGTIGDGGRTLDTLTAKHGFAAGGLDFLFIDHDKDAYLPDLQAILDRGWLHPGAVVVADNVKLPGAPRYREYMQAQQGSRWDTVEHRTHVEYQSLLHDLVLESTYLGG, from the coding sequence ATGAGCCTCAAACGACGTCTCCCCTTCCTGCGGTGGTCGTTCCTGCGGGTTGCCACCGGTGCACGCAACATCGTCACGACGGGCCAGATCGGCGACGGCCGCGAGGCCGCAGCGGTCGACTTCGTGCTGGCCAACGCCCGGGCCGGCGACATCGACGACGTGCTCGCCCGCATCGACGAGTTCGCCTACGAGAAGTCTTTGCTGATCAATATCGGCGACGAGAAGGGCCTACTGCTGGACGCCGCCGTCCAGCGGGTCAATCCGGCGTTGGCGCTGGAGCTGGGCACCTACTGCGGCTACAGCGCGCTGCGGATCGCGCGCGCCGCACCCTCGGCGCGGGTCTATTCGATCGAGCTGGCGGAGGCCAACGCCGCCAACGCCCGGCGGATCTGGGCGCACGCCGGGGTGGCCGACCGGGTCACGTGCGTGGTGGGCACCATCGGCGACGGCGGGCGCACGCTGGACACCTTGACCGCCAAGCACGGCTTTGCCGCCGGCGGCCTGGATTTCTTGTTCATCGACCACGACAAGGACGCCTACCTGCCCGACTTGCAAGCCATCCTCGACCGGGGCTGGCTGCATCCGGGGGCGGTGGTGGTGGCCGACAACGTCAAGCTGCCCGGGGCGCCGCGCTACCGCGAGTACATGCAGGCCCAGCAGGGTTCGCGGTGGGACACCGTCGAGCACCGCACCCACGTGGAGTACCAGAGCCTGCTCCACGACCTGGTGCTCGAGTCCACCTACCTCGGCGGCTAG